One Lacticaseibacillus rhamnosus genomic window carries:
- the iolE gene encoding myo-inosose-2 dehydratase — translation MTIALGIAPIGWTNDDMPDLGKEVTFEQAIDEMALAGYQGTEVGNKYPKDPVVLKHYLDLRHLKIASAWFSAFLTTKPYEETEAAFIKHRDFLHAMGAKVIVVAEQGHSVQGMLDKSVFDDKPHFTDEEWQRLATSLERLGDRAHEVGMQIVYHHHMGTGVQTTAEIDKLMAMTDPDKVSLLFDTGHLVLSGEDPLTIFDRYHDRIKHIHFKDVRPEQAQQERTDHLSFLQGVKNGMFTVPGDGMIDFKPIWEAIQKQHYDGWIVVEAEQDPAKANPFEYALKAKHYLDTIMTIPQAV, via the coding sequence GTGACGATTGCATTAGGAATTGCCCCGATTGGCTGGACGAATGATGATATGCCTGACTTGGGCAAAGAAGTGACTTTCGAACAGGCCATTGATGAGATGGCGCTGGCAGGGTATCAAGGAACGGAAGTTGGGAATAAATATCCTAAAGATCCAGTGGTTTTAAAGCATTACTTGGACCTGCGACATCTGAAAATTGCCAGTGCCTGGTTTAGCGCCTTTTTAACGACCAAGCCCTATGAAGAAACCGAAGCAGCGTTTATCAAGCATCGTGATTTTCTACACGCCATGGGAGCCAAGGTAATCGTGGTAGCAGAACAAGGCCATAGTGTTCAAGGCATGTTGGATAAGTCGGTCTTTGATGATAAACCGCATTTTACCGATGAAGAGTGGCAACGCTTGGCCACTAGTTTGGAACGGTTGGGGGATCGCGCCCATGAAGTCGGGATGCAGATTGTTTACCATCATCATATGGGCACCGGAGTTCAAACAACGGCAGAAATTGATAAATTAATGGCCATGACGGATCCGGATAAAGTGTCTCTTTTGTTTGATACCGGACATTTGGTTCTATCTGGTGAGGACCCATTAACAATTTTTGATCGCTACCATGATCGGATTAAGCATATTCACTTCAAGGATGTTCGTCCTGAACAAGCCCAGCAAGAACGTACTGACCACTTAAGCTTCCTTCAAGGCGTTAAAAATGGCATGTTTACCGTGCCTGGCGATGGCATGATTGACTTCAAGCCGATTTGGGAAGCCATTCAAAAGCAACACTATGACGGCTGGATTGTGGTTGAAGCTGAACAAGATCCAGCAAAAGCAAATCCGTTTGAATATGCGCTAAAGGCTAAGCATTATCTAGATACGATCATGACGATTCCCCAAGCAGTTTAA
- the iolG gene encoding inositol 2-dehydrogenase — MVQREVKIGIVGLGRLGKIHATNLATKIPHAKLQAATSVVPEELAWARQELGVEETYEDFDDMVQHADIDAVFIVSPSGFHLPQIESAMQAGKHVFSEKPIGLDLDAIKHTQAVIADHPELKFQLGFMRRFDDSYVYAKQLVDAGKIGDITLIRSYSIDPAAGMESFVKFATSANSGGLFLDMSIHDIDVIRWLTGKEIDKVWAIGLNRAYPVLDQAGELETGAALMQLEDKTMAILVAGRNAAHGYHVETEIIGTKGMLRVAQVPEKNLVTVMNEEGIIRPTSQNFPERFAQAFLSEEQAFVDSILTGETVGITAEDGLQGTKAALALQRAYEKNDIVKVTDVDKKVGA, encoded by the coding sequence ATGGTTCAAAGGGAAGTTAAAATTGGCATTGTGGGGTTAGGACGACTTGGTAAAATCCATGCAACCAATCTCGCCACGAAGATTCCACATGCTAAGTTGCAAGCGGCAACGAGTGTGGTACCGGAGGAGTTAGCCTGGGCACGTCAAGAACTCGGAGTTGAAGAAACCTATGAAGACTTTGATGACATGGTTCAACATGCCGATATTGACGCCGTCTTTATCGTGTCACCGTCTGGGTTTCATTTGCCGCAAATAGAAAGTGCCATGCAAGCAGGCAAGCATGTTTTCAGTGAAAAGCCGATTGGATTAGATCTGGATGCCATTAAACACACTCAGGCAGTGATTGCCGATCACCCGGAGTTAAAATTCCAACTTGGATTTATGCGGCGCTTTGATGATTCATATGTTTATGCCAAGCAATTAGTTGATGCAGGCAAAATTGGTGATATCACCCTTATTCGCAGTTACAGTATTGACCCTGCAGCCGGGATGGAAAGTTTTGTCAAGTTCGCAACTTCAGCCAATAGCGGTGGCTTGTTCCTGGATATGTCGATTCATGATATTGACGTTATTCGCTGGTTGACCGGTAAGGAAATTGATAAAGTCTGGGCTATCGGCTTAAATCGCGCCTATCCGGTTTTGGATCAGGCAGGCGAGCTTGAGACAGGTGCTGCACTGATGCAACTTGAGGATAAGACGATGGCGATCTTAGTAGCCGGACGCAACGCTGCTCATGGCTATCATGTCGAAACGGAGATTATCGGAACCAAGGGCATGCTGCGGGTTGCGCAAGTGCCTGAGAAGAATCTGGTGACGGTCATGAATGAAGAAGGCATCATTCGGCCAACCTCACAAAACTTCCCAGAGCGTTTTGCCCAGGCATTCTTAAGTGAAGAACAGGCTTTTGTCGACAGTATTTTAACTGGTGAGACAGTCGGCATTACGGCGGAAGATGGCCTTCAAGGGACCAAAGCCGCGCTGGCACTGCAACGCGCGTACGAAAAGAACGATATTGTCAAGGTGACCGATGTTGATAAAAAGGTAGGTGCTTAA
- a CDS encoding Gfo/Idh/MocA family protein — translation MVVKVGVIGTGAMGRAHIDRLTNVLTGAEVIAVTDIDQEAAQAAVRDFKLNAKVYPDDTSLLKDPDIDAVFVVSFGGAHEATILKALDTDKFIFTEKPLATTLEGAKRIVDKEISKPRKVIQVGFMRRYDEGIHALKTKLDSGIIGTPLVVRASHINPNVAANYSNEMAITDTLIHEIDEMHWLLDDDYASIQITYPRQSSQVTNEGLRDPQLATLTTKKGTVIQVLVHVTAQYGYEVKLEVVGETGELKLPDYGFEPIVRTQATQQTAMETSWVNRFLQAYNTEVQEFIDHVAKDQSPVGPSAWDGYVAAVTAEAAIRSQKDQEPVLINVAETPTFYQTNQPVKA, via the coding sequence ATGGTTGTCAAAGTTGGGGTTATCGGTACAGGCGCAATGGGACGCGCACACATTGATCGGCTAACCAATGTTTTAACCGGAGCTGAAGTCATTGCCGTCACGGATATTGATCAAGAAGCTGCCCAAGCCGCTGTTCGGGATTTTAAGCTTAACGCAAAGGTTTATCCGGATGACACGAGTTTGTTAAAGGATCCGGACATTGATGCCGTTTTTGTTGTTAGTTTTGGCGGTGCACATGAGGCGACTATTCTCAAAGCCTTAGACACCGATAAATTCATTTTCACCGAAAAACCGTTGGCAACGACCCTTGAGGGAGCTAAACGGATCGTGGATAAGGAAATAAGCAAACCGCGAAAAGTCATTCAAGTAGGCTTTATGCGCCGGTATGATGAGGGCATCCATGCCTTGAAGACTAAGCTGGATTCGGGCATCATCGGAACGCCGTTGGTTGTGCGCGCCAGTCATATTAATCCTAATGTTGCGGCCAATTATTCAAATGAAATGGCCATTACGGATACATTGATTCATGAAATCGATGAAATGCATTGGTTACTTGATGATGATTATGCATCGATTCAAATCACCTATCCGCGCCAGTCAAGTCAGGTGACCAATGAAGGGTTGCGGGATCCGCAATTAGCCACATTGACCACCAAAAAAGGAACGGTCATTCAAGTGTTGGTTCATGTGACGGCGCAGTACGGTTATGAAGTCAAACTCGAAGTTGTCGGCGAAACCGGAGAATTAAAGCTACCGGATTACGGATTCGAGCCAATCGTTCGCACCCAAGCAACTCAGCAAACCGCTATGGAAACAAGTTGGGTAAACCGCTTCTTGCAAGCATACAACACCGAAGTTCAGGAATTTATCGATCACGTGGCTAAGGATCAATCACCGGTCGGCCCGAGTGCCTGGGATGGGTATGTTGCAGCGGTGACGGCCGAGGCCGCGATTCGTTCGCAAAAGGATCAAGAACCGGTTTTGATCAATGTTGCCGAGACGCCAACATTTTATCAAACGAATCAACCGGTAAAGGCTTAG
- the iolC gene encoding 5-dehydro-2-deoxygluconokinase, with product MSQKFDLIAIGRAAVDLNAVEYNRPLEETKSFAKFVGGSPANIAIGSAKLGQKVGFIGKVSDDQLGHYVTQYMADVGIDTTQMVKDDAGHKIGLTFTEIISPEESDILMYRNEAADLYLTTADVSEEYLAQAKMLVISGTGLAQSPSREAILKALTVAKSLGVEVVFELDYRPYTWKNAEETSLYYQLVAQRADVIIGTRDEFDVLENHHGNTDEQTIATLFQYDPKLIVIKSGVQGSNAYTKAGDHYHFGVFKTKVLKSFGAGDSFAAGFLYAYSHDLGIETALKYGSAAASIVISQLSSSEAMPDLAKLTAFIHEAERQEVH from the coding sequence ATGTCACAAAAATTCGATTTGATTGCTATTGGTCGAGCAGCAGTTGATTTAAATGCGGTTGAATATAATCGACCTTTAGAAGAAACCAAGAGCTTTGCAAAATTTGTTGGCGGATCGCCGGCAAATATTGCAATCGGGTCAGCCAAATTAGGCCAAAAAGTAGGATTCATCGGGAAGGTGTCCGATGATCAGCTGGGTCATTATGTGACGCAATACATGGCAGACGTAGGCATTGACACAACGCAAATGGTCAAGGATGATGCGGGCCACAAAATTGGCTTAACGTTTACTGAAATCATTAGTCCTGAAGAAAGCGATATTTTGATGTATCGAAATGAAGCCGCCGATTTATATCTGACAACGGCTGATGTTTCAGAAGAATATTTAGCGCAAGCCAAGATGTTGGTGATTTCCGGGACCGGATTAGCCCAAAGCCCGTCGCGAGAGGCGATTTTAAAGGCACTCACAGTTGCAAAATCACTTGGAGTGGAAGTGGTGTTTGAACTGGATTATCGCCCGTATACCTGGAAAAATGCCGAAGAAACGAGTCTTTATTATCAATTAGTTGCCCAGCGTGCAGATGTGATTATTGGCACGCGTGACGAATTTGATGTTCTGGAAAATCATCACGGCAACACGGACGAGCAGACAATTGCGACACTTTTCCAATACGATCCTAAGCTAATCGTGATCAAAAGCGGCGTTCAGGGGTCAAATGCGTATACAAAAGCCGGCGATCATTATCACTTTGGAGTTTTCAAGACGAAGGTTCTTAAGAGTTTCGGCGCTGGCGATTCATTTGCTGCCGGGTTCCTATATGCTTACAGCCACGACTTGGGAATAGAAACTGCCTTGAAGTATGGCAGTGCTGCAGCGTCTATTGTGATTAGTCAGTTAAGTTCTTCAGAAGCGATGCCGGATTTGGCGAAACTCACGGCATTTATTCACGAAGCAGAGAGGCAGGAGGTGCATTAG
- the iolD gene encoding 3D-(3,5/4)-trihydroxycyclohexane-1,2-dione acylhydrolase (decyclizing), with translation MSAMELKAQGGEAKPAAADTVRLTTAQALVRFLNQQYLDVDGEVTPFVEGIFAIFGHGNVLGLGEALQEDPGHLKVYQGHNEQGMASTAIAYSRQLYRHKIFAVTASAGPGSANFVTAAGNAYVNNIPILFLPADTFATRQPDPVLQQIEVDSSATTTTNDALKPVSRYWDRIERPEQLMSALLKAFEVLTNPETAGPVTIALPQDTEGEAYDYPRSFFNKRVHVIKRIQPSAAELTEAVQLVKASRYPVLIVGGGAKFSEAGSAIEAFSDKLNIPIVETPTGKSTISATFANNMGGTGILGTTAANEVVAKADLIIGAGTRYTDFTTASKTAIHPEKTRVLNINLNRMQSYKFDGFPIVADVRDTLSQLTSELSGYQSDFTNLADLKAAWQQERQRLAHTNYDAPDYTPEVKGQFSAATLAEYAEKLQTHFTQTEAVIAVNDTIAPDSIIVAAAGSLPGDVQRIWDPIVPNTYHMEYGYSMMGYEVPAALGIKLAQPDKESYALVGDGSFIMLHSELVTALQYHKKINILVFDNSGFASINNLQMAQGSNSYRTEFRTADHDILTIDFAKIAEGYGAKTYHVNDRDSLVAALEDAKKQTVSTLIDIKVLPKTMTQGYGQSWWRVGVSEVSDNPNVQKAYQDIQTGIDQAFKY, from the coding sequence ATGAGCGCAATGGAGTTGAAGGCGCAGGGAGGAGAAGCAAAACCGGCCGCGGCCGATACCGTTCGATTGACAACCGCGCAGGCCCTCGTGCGCTTTTTAAACCAACAATATCTTGATGTTGATGGTGAGGTCACCCCGTTTGTCGAAGGGATCTTTGCAATTTTTGGCCATGGCAATGTACTGGGTTTGGGGGAAGCCTTGCAGGAAGACCCGGGGCACTTAAAGGTTTATCAAGGGCATAACGAACAAGGAATGGCCAGTACTGCGATTGCCTATAGCCGTCAGTTGTATCGCCATAAGATTTTTGCGGTGACTGCTTCGGCAGGTCCGGGTTCGGCTAACTTTGTCACGGCGGCGGGAAATGCATACGTGAACAACATTCCGATTCTCTTTTTGCCCGCGGATACATTTGCCACACGTCAGCCGGATCCGGTTTTGCAGCAAATTGAAGTGGACAGCAGCGCAACTACTACCACGAACGATGCGTTGAAGCCGGTGTCGCGGTACTGGGATCGCATCGAACGGCCCGAGCAGCTGATGAGCGCACTTTTAAAAGCCTTTGAAGTGCTGACAAATCCTGAAACAGCAGGCCCGGTCACGATTGCGTTGCCACAAGATACCGAGGGTGAAGCTTATGATTATCCGCGTAGTTTCTTCAATAAGCGCGTGCATGTGATCAAGCGGATTCAACCGAGTGCGGCGGAATTAACGGAAGCGGTTCAACTTGTTAAGGCCAGTCGCTATCCTGTCTTAATTGTGGGTGGTGGCGCCAAGTTCAGTGAAGCCGGTTCGGCGATTGAAGCTTTCTCGGATAAGCTAAATATTCCGATTGTTGAAACACCAACTGGCAAGTCCACTATTTCGGCAACGTTTGCCAATAATATGGGCGGTACCGGGATTCTAGGAACAACAGCGGCTAATGAAGTGGTCGCAAAAGCTGATCTCATTATTGGTGCTGGAACTCGCTACACAGACTTTACAACAGCTTCCAAGACGGCTATTCATCCGGAGAAAACCCGCGTGCTTAACATTAATTTGAATCGCATGCAGTCGTATAAGTTTGACGGCTTTCCGATTGTGGCAGATGTCCGGGATACACTGAGCCAACTGACTAGTGAATTGTCTGGATATCAAAGTGACTTTACCAACCTCGCAGACCTCAAAGCTGCTTGGCAACAGGAACGGCAGCGTTTGGCCCATACAAACTATGATGCGCCAGATTATACGCCTGAGGTTAAGGGTCAATTCAGTGCGGCGACATTAGCTGAGTATGCCGAGAAGTTACAAACCCATTTCACTCAGACGGAAGCGGTTATTGCTGTGAATGACACGATTGCGCCGGATAGCATTATTGTTGCTGCAGCGGGATCGTTACCAGGGGATGTTCAACGAATCTGGGATCCAATTGTGCCCAATACCTATCACATGGAATATGGGTATTCCATGATGGGTTACGAGGTTCCGGCAGCATTGGGGATTAAGTTGGCACAACCGGATAAAGAAAGTTATGCCTTGGTTGGTGACGGCAGCTTCATCATGTTGCATTCAGAACTTGTCACCGCGCTGCAATATCATAAGAAGATCAACATTTTAGTCTTTGATAATTCCGGATTTGCTTCCATCAATAACTTACAAATGGCTCAAGGCAGCAATAGCTATCGAACCGAATTTAGAACTGCCGACCATGATATCTTAACAATCGATTTTGCCAAAATTGCGGAAGGATATGGGGCTAAAACTTATCACGTCAATGATCGTGACAGTTTAGTCGCTGCCTTGGAGGATGCCAAGAAGCAAACAGTTTCGACATTAATTGATATCAAAGTGCTGCCTAAAACGATGACACAAGGATACGGCCAAAGTTGGTGGCGAGTCGGGGTTTCCGAAGTATCCGACAATCCAAACGTCCAAAAAGCGTATCAAGACATTCAGACAGGTATTGATCAGGCATTTAAATACTGA